TATCGGATGGTCAAGGATTTCTCTGATCAATGGTGGGCTCTCGTCCAATCATCCCCTTGCTTCCGCGACTACTGGCTTCAAGAACGCTTCCACGATCCCGAAAACGACGACGTTTCTGACGACGACGATGATCCTCTCTTCCCCGACGACCTCGATGACATATTTGAGCAATACGACGACGTTTTACTCGACCCAAGACGTAAGTGACTGAATTCAACTCACACCCGACGAAATTAAGTATATActcgaaactttttttttttttttttgcagcggaggaaaaggaaaagaaattggTACCGTTTGGGACATCGAAGTGGCGGAAGGACCGAGTTGTGACTGAGTCACCGAGGTTTATCGAAAAAGCACCCAAGATTGTGAATGTTAAAGTGAGTCCAAGGACTATTCACCAACCAAGGTAAATCAACTCGTACTGAGTTGACATGGGAGGTCTCATTTTAAGCTTTTTAACTTCTTTTCTCTTATTGATTTGTAATATATTAGGTACAGAGATCTCTCTTCCTTTAGATCCCAGTCTGTGAACTTTTTAAATTTCgcaataaatgaaaattaacttcacccaaaaaaaaataatgattttgttttattctagCTATTACAGTAGATTTTGAACCCAAAATCAATCaaaagaaaagccaaaattgtgaaattaatcaGATTCCCAAGTGGTTGCTTGTTTG
The nucleotide sequence above comes from Gossypium raimondii isolate GPD5lz chromosome 13, ASM2569854v1, whole genome shotgun sequence. Encoded proteins:
- the LOC105783518 gene encoding protein EARLY RESPONSIVE TO DEHYDRATION 15; its protein translation is MEILPQRSSLSSTLNPNAPLFIPLAYRMVKDFSDQWWALVQSSPCFRDYWLQERFHDPENDDVSDDDDDPLFPDDLDDIFEQYDDVLLDPRPEEKEKKLVPFGTSKWRKDRVVTESPRFIEKAPKIVNVKVSPRTIHQPR